A genomic segment from Thermoanaerobacterium sp. PSU-2 encodes:
- a CDS encoding stalk domain-containing protein — protein MFKKVITIMLILSLVVIPFMAFADDTTSSTSDNTTTSTQAVTSSDNTTVSDSVYGQTSGDGTTIQNSQIDAINSQIQELEQELETAINNNQFAKALEISNKIKALEQKLKTLSQNDQLEAQIADLKTEAINDLQNGQIDDAINIIKQIISLKHSQDNYALLGKIYHMAKKDNTPHVFANGKEVLSDVNPMIYNNRTYIPLRAVANAIGVDNNAINWDNNNRTVNIKTGNINIYMPVNTTNIKVNGNVKTIDAPAIIYKNRVMVPLRAISQLFNKSVNWYQEGQIATVGD, from the coding sequence ATGTTTAAAAAAGTAATTACAATAATGTTAATTTTATCATTGGTAGTCATTCCATTCATGGCTTTTGCAGATGATACAACAAGTAGTACATCTGACAATACAACAACATCAACACAAGCAGTAACAAGCAGTGATAATACTACTGTAAGTGACAGCGTTTATGGCCAAACTTCAGGTGACGGCACAACAATACAGAACTCTCAGATTGACGCAATAAATTCACAAATTCAAGAATTAGAACAAGAATTGGAAACAGCTATAAATAACAATCAATTTGCAAAAGCTTTAGAAATCTCTAATAAAATCAAAGCATTAGAGCAAAAACTTAAGACATTAAGCCAAAATGATCAGTTAGAAGCACAAATCGCTGATTTAAAGACAGAAGCAATAAATGATCTTCAAAACGGACAAATTGATGATGCAATCAATATAATAAAACAAATAATCAGTTTAAAGCATTCTCAGGATAATTATGCGCTTCTCGGGAAAATATATCATATGGCAAAAAAAGATAATACACCACATGTATTTGCTAATGGCAAAGAAGTATTATCTGACGTAAATCCAATGATATACAACAATCGTACATACATTCCTTTAAGAGCCGTTGCAAATGCAATTGGTGTGGACAATAACGCTATAAATTGGGATAACAATAACAGAACAGTAAATATAAAAACAGGTAATATAAATATATATATGCCTGTAAATACAACTAATATAAAAGTAAATGGAAATGTAAAAACAATCGATGCACCTGCTATAATATACAAAAATAGAGTAATGGTGCCATTAAGAGCGATAAGCCAACTTTTTAATAAATCTGTAAATTGGTATCAAGAAGGCCAAATTGCAACTGTTGGTGACTAA
- a CDS encoding HEPN domain-containing protein, producing the protein MVTNYNIEFKDFLDDCMFLTTFYNEIRYPGEDYEEATKNDAIKAFQIAKKVRDFVINQVNSKKR; encoded by the coding sequence ATGGTGACTAATTATAATATAGAATTTAAAGATTTCTTAGATGATTGTATGTTTTTAACAACTTTTTATAATGAGATCAGATATCCAGGTGAAGATTATGAAGAAGCCACAAAGAATGATGCAATAAAGGCATTTCAAATAGCTAAAAAAGTCAGAGATTTTGTAATAAATCAGGTCAATAGTAAAAAAAGATGA